The Dehalococcoidia bacterium DNA window CCTCGTCCTTGAACAGGAAGCGCAGCGGTTCGATCAGCTCGAACGTCAACTCCTTCGGCAGACCGCCGACGTTGTGGTGCGTCTTGATCTTCGCCGCCGTACCGTGCCCCGTCGCGCTTTCGATGACGTCCGGATACGTCGTGCCCTGCGTGATGAAGTCGACCTTGCCGATCTTGTCGGCCTCCGCCTCGAACACGCGGATGAACGTCTCGCCGACGATGCGTCGCTTTTGCTCAGGGTCGGTGATGCCCCGAAGCTGCGTCAGGAAGCGCTCGCCGGCATCGACGTGTACCAGGTTCATGTCCATGTGGCGCTCGAACGTATCGACGACGCGCTCGGGTTCCTCGCGGCGCATCAGGCCGTTGTCGACGAAGATGCACGTCAATTGGTCCCCAACCGCCTTGTGTACCAGCGTCGCCGCGACCGCCGAATCGACGCCGCCCGAAAGCGCACAGATCACGCGCCCGTCGCCCACCTGCTTCCTAATGCGGTTGATGCTGTCCGCGACGAAGTTCCCCGCCGTCCAGTCGCCCTTGCAGCCGCAGACCTTGTACAGGAAGTTCTCCAGGATCTGCTTGCCGTGCGGCGTGTGTACGACTTCCGGATGAAACTGGATGCCGATCATCCCGGCGCCGTTCGTCATCGCCGCGATCGGCGAGTTGTCCGAGTACGCGAACGAGGAGAATCCCGGCGGCATCTGCGTTATGCGGTCGCCGTGCGACATCCACACGGGCATCGAGGCCGGCAGTCCGTCGAACAGCGGCGAGTCGATGTCCCCCTGGTGTACGACGGCATGGCCGTACTCCCGCTGCTCAGCCGGCGCGACCCTGCCGCCGAGTTGATAGGTCAGTGCCTGCATCCCGTAGCAAATGCCTAGGATCGGCAGGTCCTTCTCGAACGCCCACGTCGGGATCTTCGGCGAGTCGAACTCGTAGATGCTCGCCGGCCCGCCCGAGAGGATGACGCCGCGCGGCCGCATCGCCTCGACCTGCTCCCACGGCGTGTCCGGCGGCACCAGTTCGCAGTACACCCGGCACTCGCGGATCCGACGCGCGATCAGCATCGAGAACTGCGACCCGAAGTCGATGACCACGACGGCTTCCGGCTGAATCGGGAGCGCCGGCTGCTGCTCCGCGGGGGCTTCGCCGCTCTTCTCGCGGGCGATTTCCAGGTACGTGGAAACCTCGACATCACCCGAAGCGCGAATGCGGCGGGAACTCTGCTCGTCGGACATCACGTATCCTGTGCGCATGAAGGGCGGTGGATGCAGTCTAGTCCGATGCCGCTCGCACGGTCAATATTTTCTGCTCATCGACATAAGCGTTTGGACGAGAAAGAACAGTTCCGCCACGCCATCGACGTGCTGCGGCAGGGCGGCATCGTCGCCATGCCGACCGACACCGTCTACGGCCTGATCGCCGTCGCGTCGGACAGCGCCGCCGTCGATCGCGTCTACCAGGCGAAGGTCCGCGACCCC harbors:
- the guaA gene encoding glutamine-hydrolyzing GMP synthase, which produces MLIARRIRECRVYCELVPPDTPWEQVEAMRPRGVILSGGPASIYEFDSPKIPTWAFEKDLPILGICYGMQALTYQLGGRVAPAEQREYGHAVVHQGDIDSPLFDGLPASMPVWMSHGDRITQMPPGFSSFAYSDNSPIAAMTNGAGMIGIQFHPEVVHTPHGKQILENFLYKVCGCKGDWTAGNFVADSINRIRKQVGDGRVICALSGGVDSAVAATLVHKAVGDQLTCIFVDNGLMRREEPERVVDTFERHMDMNLVHVDAGERFLTQLRGITDPEQKRRIVGETFIRVFEAEADKIGKVDFITQGTTYPDVIESATGHGTAAKIKTHHNVGGLPKELTFELIEPLRFLFKDEVRQVGLTLGLPDEMVYRQPFPGPGLAIRIIGEVTAERVAVLQAADWIVMNEIKKAKLYHELWQSFAVLTDTRSVGVMGDYRTYGHVVALRAVTAEDAMTADWARLPYDVIARISSRIVNEVPGVNRVVYDVTSKPPGTIEWE